The following proteins come from a genomic window of Mammaliicoccus sp. Marseille-Q6498:
- the deoB gene encoding phosphopentomutase, whose translation MTNRFKRIHLIVMDSVGIGEAPDAKDFGDEGSHTLKHTLEGFNESLPNLEKLGLGNIEPLPVVNKVEKPEAFYTKLSEASVGKDTMTGHWEIMGLNIDKPFKVYPEGFPDELVKAIEEMTGRKVVANKPASGTEIIDEYGKHQMETGDLIVYTSADPVLQIAAHEDIIPLEELYDICEKVRELTKDPKYLIGRIIARPYVGEPGNFTRTSNRHDYALKPFGTTVMNTLKDADYDVIAIGKINDIYDGEGVTKAIRTKDNMDGMDKLIDVVKSDFTGVSFLNLVDFDALYGHRRDKAGYAKAIKDFDNRLEELKSTLKEDDLVIITADHGNDPTAPGTDHTREYVPLLMFSPSLNEYHELSGDTTFSSIGATIADNFGVTLPNFGRSYLKEMGL comes from the coding sequence ATGACAAACCGTTTTAAACGTATTCATTTAATCGTAATGGATTCTGTAGGAATTGGAGAAGCACCAGATGCAAAAGATTTTGGTGATGAAGGATCACATACATTAAAACATACACTTGAAGGATTTAATGAATCTTTACCAAACCTTGAAAAATTAGGGCTAGGTAATATTGAACCTTTACCAGTTGTGAACAAAGTTGAAAAACCAGAAGCTTTTTATACAAAATTGAGTGAAGCTTCAGTAGGTAAAGATACGATGACTGGACATTGGGAAATCATGGGCTTAAATATTGATAAACCGTTTAAAGTTTATCCAGAAGGTTTTCCAGATGAACTTGTTAAAGCAATTGAAGAAATGACAGGTAGAAAAGTTGTCGCAAACAAACCGGCATCAGGTACGGAGATTATTGACGAATACGGTAAACATCAAATGGAAACAGGCGATTTAATCGTTTATACTTCAGCTGACCCAGTACTGCAAATTGCAGCGCATGAAGATATTATTCCATTAGAAGAACTATATGATATTTGTGAAAAAGTAAGAGAACTTACGAAAGATCCTAAATATTTAATAGGTCGTATCATTGCACGTCCTTATGTAGGAGAACCAGGTAATTTTACGAGAACATCAAATAGACATGATTATGCTTTGAAACCTTTTGGAACAACAGTCATGAATACATTGAAAGACGCTGATTATGATGTTATTGCAATCGGTAAAATAAATGACATATATGATGGTGAAGGTGTAACAAAAGCCATTCGTACGAAAGACAACATGGATGGGATGGATAAATTAATCGATGTCGTAAAAAGTGACTTCACAGGAGTTAGTTTCTTAAACTTAGTTGATTTCGATGCACTTTATGGTCATAGAAGAGATAAAGCAGGATATGCAAAAGCGATTAAAGATTTTGATAATCGACTTGAAGAACTTAAATCAACATTAAAAGAAGACGATTTAGTTATTATTACTGCAGACCATGGTAATGATCCAACTGCACCAGGAACAGACCATACACGTGAATATGTTCCATTACTTATGTTTAGTCCAAGTTTAAATGAATATCATGAACTATCAGGAGATACAACATTTAGTTCAATCGGTGCAACAATTGCTGATAACTTTGGCGTTACATTACCTAATTTTGGTAGAAGTTATTTAAAAGAAATGGGATTATAA